The proteins below are encoded in one region of Amycolatopsis acidiphila:
- a CDS encoding site-specific integrase: protein MRHGFVGRRDRPGGRGYLRLVYHVDHVGGVVHVQRVAMPASRVPSWTVLNEDGIQVEPIERYLTYLTDIERSPNTVKAYAHDLKDYWVFLWQRGLDWRETRLEDIGEYVAWLRLPPAGRDGHVAVLPSVQPHVTASTVNRKLSALAAFYTYQARNGVDVGELLTTWQLPGRRGGWKPFLHHISKGKPQPRRAISLRAEKKLPRVLTVAEMQSIMDACGRLRDRFLLALLWDSGVRVGEALGLRHADIAAAEREVTIVPRINDNGARSKSREQRTIPVSAELIRLWGDYLHCAVWRSGLGLRVHQLVGPAPGAPMVLPGSL from the coding sequence GTGCGCCACGGGTTCGTGGGGCGGCGTGATCGACCTGGTGGACGTGGTTATCTCCGGCTCGTCTATCACGTTGATCACGTTGGAGGAGTTGTGCACGTTCAGCGCGTGGCGATGCCCGCGTCCCGGGTTCCATCCTGGACCGTCCTGAACGAGGACGGTATCCAGGTCGAGCCGATCGAGCGGTATCTGACCTACCTGACCGACATCGAGCGATCCCCGAACACCGTCAAGGCGTACGCCCATGATTTGAAGGACTACTGGGTCTTTCTGTGGCAGCGCGGGTTGGACTGGCGGGAGACCCGGTTGGAAGACATCGGTGAATACGTCGCGTGGCTGCGGCTGCCGCCGGCCGGCCGCGACGGCCACGTGGCCGTGTTGCCGTCGGTCCAGCCGCACGTGACGGCGTCCACGGTCAACCGGAAGCTCTCGGCGCTGGCGGCGTTCTACACCTACCAAGCGCGCAACGGCGTGGACGTCGGCGAGCTGCTGACCACCTGGCAGCTACCGGGCCGCCGGGGCGGGTGGAAGCCGTTCCTGCACCACATCAGCAAGGGCAAACCCCAGCCTCGGCGGGCGATCTCGCTGCGGGCCGAGAAGAAGCTCCCTCGCGTCCTGACAGTGGCGGAGATGCAGTCCATCATGGACGCCTGCGGTCGACTGCGGGATCGCTTCCTGCTTGCGTTGTTGTGGGACAGCGGCGTTCGCGTCGGCGAAGCGTTGGGGCTTCGGCACGCCGACATCGCCGCGGCTGAACGCGAGGTGACGATCGTGCCGCGGATCAACGACAACGGCGCGCGGTCGAAGTCGCGCGAGCAGCGCACCATCCCGGTGTCGGCGGAACTGATCCGGTTGTGGGGCGACTATCTGCACTGCGCAGTATGGCGATCTGGACTCGGACTACGTGTTCATCAACTTGTGGGCCCAGCCCCTGGGGCACCCATGGTCCTACCCGGCAGTCTATGA
- a CDS encoding tyrosine-type recombinase/integrase, with translation MFINLWAQPLGHPWSYPAVYDLVRRLRRRTGIAFDPHWCRHSAATRMLRDGVPIEVVSKLLGHSSVTTTLSVYGHLTAEDARRELEKAGWFTGREVSW, from the coding sequence GTGTTCATCAACTTGTGGGCCCAGCCCCTGGGGCACCCATGGTCCTACCCGGCAGTCTATGACCTGGTGCGACGACTACGGCGGCGAACGGGGATCGCGTTCGACCCGCATTGGTGCCGGCATTCGGCGGCGACCAGGATGTTGCGCGACGGAGTCCCGATCGAGGTCGTGTCCAAACTCCTCGGTCATTCCTCTGTGACCACCACGCTTTCCGTCTATGGGCACCTCACGGCCGAGGACGCCCGGCGGGAGTTGGAGAAGGCCGGCTGGTTCACGGGGCGCGAGGTGAGCTGGTGA
- a CDS encoding tyrosine-type recombinase/integrase produces MTTSKVTPVGAVRPGLLEKLVAAVRPEFRAEILAFGPDDPVLGGKPCRVTGCGRTGRIRGLCFGHDSRWRREGKPDLGHFIATTDPRMKGHQPLASCRIPGCLRGRKERGLCTRHHYAWQRSGQSDLNQWVAALPPVVEPDPPATCRIAYCDLWVHADLPFCLTHGIRWKEQGRPDIDDYARGYENDSTPGHERIDLRELDAHLRLETQYALQCRHDDAAIRIAPSAVQVVVNFLAATEVSSLLDHDEHAWLQAWKQRFPKRARFSNGDSGRALLIYARRKVEESHLGRGWDVEYRRDVWRLRNLGVEEGPATVRFDQISQTWLKELAKRWIRWRLSSGLGTGSATKAALALTSFSRFLTSPAVGVDRLAQVDRPLLERYLADLHTELAGKKIHGERISQLHLFLQAIRRHGWDESLPANATLHSEDFPKKGQLLPRALAEHVMTQLEDPHNLNQWNDPDRRLITLILIRCGLRLGDTLRLAVDCVVHDADNAPYLRYVNHKMKREALVPIDEELEAQIIKQRRKVSDCWPNRIPVLFPRSRANPDGSKRASHSGYQHALAEWLRRCDIRDAHGNPVHVTPHQYRHSLGTRLINLDVPQEVVRRILDHDSHAMTAHYARLADTTIRRHWEKARKVNATGQTVTLAPDGPMAEAAWAKQRIGRATQALPNGYCSLPLVKTCPHANACLTCPMFVTTAEFLPQHRHHHQEVLQIISAAEARGHTRQAEMNRQVADNLEKIITTLEVDDPGQQEAAADAS; encoded by the coding sequence GTGACCACGTCCAAGGTGACGCCCGTCGGCGCGGTGCGTCCAGGCCTGCTGGAGAAGCTGGTCGCCGCGGTCCGACCGGAGTTCAGAGCAGAGATTCTGGCGTTCGGCCCGGACGATCCTGTCTTGGGTGGAAAGCCTTGCCGGGTAACGGGATGCGGGCGCACGGGTCGTATCCGAGGGTTGTGCTTCGGCCATGACAGCCGTTGGCGGCGCGAAGGAAAGCCAGACCTGGGCCACTTCATCGCCACTACCGACCCGAGGATGAAGGGTCACCAGCCCTTGGCGTCGTGCCGGATTCCGGGCTGCCTCAGGGGACGGAAGGAACGGGGGCTGTGCACGCGCCACCACTACGCCTGGCAGCGGTCGGGCCAGTCCGACCTCAACCAGTGGGTGGCCGCGCTGCCGCCGGTAGTGGAGCCCGATCCGCCGGCGACATGCCGGATCGCCTACTGCGACCTATGGGTCCATGCGGACTTGCCGTTCTGCCTGACGCACGGCATCCGCTGGAAAGAACAAGGCCGGCCGGACATCGACGACTACGCCCGCGGCTACGAGAACGACTCCACACCCGGCCACGAGCGCATCGACCTGCGCGAACTGGACGCGCATCTGCGACTGGAGACGCAGTACGCCTTGCAGTGCCGGCACGACGATGCAGCGATCCGGATCGCGCCGAGCGCGGTGCAGGTCGTGGTCAACTTCCTCGCCGCCACCGAGGTTTCCTCGCTGCTGGACCACGACGAACACGCTTGGCTACAGGCGTGGAAGCAACGATTCCCCAAGCGAGCACGGTTCTCCAACGGCGACTCCGGTCGCGCGCTGCTCATCTATGCGCGCCGCAAGGTCGAGGAGTCGCATCTCGGCCGAGGCTGGGACGTCGAGTACCGCCGTGACGTCTGGCGGCTGCGCAACCTAGGGGTCGAGGAGGGGCCCGCGACGGTGCGGTTCGACCAGATCAGCCAGACCTGGCTCAAAGAACTGGCCAAGCGGTGGATCCGGTGGCGGCTGAGCAGCGGCCTCGGCACCGGATCGGCCACCAAGGCCGCGCTCGCGCTCACCAGCTTCAGCCGGTTCCTGACCTCGCCCGCCGTCGGTGTCGACCGGCTCGCCCAGGTCGACCGGCCCCTGCTGGAACGCTACCTGGCCGACCTGCACACCGAGCTGGCCGGCAAGAAGATCCACGGCGAACGCATCAGCCAGCTGCACCTGTTCCTGCAAGCCATCCGCCGGCACGGGTGGGATGAATCGCTGCCCGCGAATGCGACGCTCCACAGCGAGGACTTCCCCAAGAAGGGGCAGTTGCTTCCCCGGGCGCTGGCCGAACACGTCATGACGCAACTGGAAGATCCCCACAACCTCAATCAGTGGAACGACCCCGACCGTCGGCTGATCACCCTCATCCTCATCCGCTGCGGGCTCCGGCTTGGTGACACCCTGCGCCTGGCCGTCGACTGCGTCGTCCACGACGCCGACAACGCCCCCTACCTGCGCTACGTCAACCACAAAATGAAACGCGAGGCCCTCGTGCCCATCGATGAGGAACTCGAAGCCCAGATCATCAAGCAGCGACGAAAAGTCAGCGACTGCTGGCCGAACCGGATCCCAGTGCTCTTTCCCCGCTCCAGAGCCAACCCCGACGGCAGCAAGCGCGCCAGCCACTCCGGCTACCAGCACGCGCTGGCCGAATGGCTGCGCCGCTGCGACATCCGCGACGCCCACGGCAACCCTGTCCATGTCACCCCGCACCAATACCGACACTCACTCGGAACCCGGTTGATCAACCTCGACGTCCCTCAAGAAGTCGTCCGACGCATACTCGATCACGATTCTCATGCCATGACGGCCCACTACGCCCGGCTGGCCGACACCACAATCCGCCGGCACTGGGAAAAGGCTCGCAAGGTCAACGCGACCGGCCAAACCGTCACCCTCGCCCCGGACGGCCCGATGGCCGAGGCGGCCTGGGCCAAGCAACGCATCGGCCGCGCCACCCAGGCCCTGCCCAACGGCTACTGCTCGTTGCCGCTGGTCAAGACCTGCCCGCATGCCAATGCTTGTTTGACATGCCCGATGTTCGTCACGACCGCCGAGTTCCTGCCCCAGCACCGGCACCACCATCAAGAAGTCCTTCAGATCATCTCCGCGGCCGAGGC